GAAGGGAGAAGGCCAAGGCAACCAGATTGAAAAATCTCCGAAGAAGATATGAAAATATAAGGGTAGCAGCAATGAAATACTTTCTTGGAACTTGGTATCAGTTGGTAAGCTGGTATAGAGATTTGAAAAGACAAAAAGTTAATAGGTACCAGCTATCTTGATAGTGACTGGATTAGGTTTCCAattttttatttcgtttattcTTTATGTTCTTTGTTTCTCTTGGGCCTTTTAAGTTTTTTGGGCTGtttcttcttttatttgttttctttattcGGGACTTAGTCTCAGAGTTGTAAAGgagtttttaattttgtttatttgtttagttttaataaaatccagtcgcatttttcaaaaaaaaattataaaattgtcatTCAATTtgcttttttaatttttgtaaatacTTAACCGTTGGCTGATGTGGTTATTAAATTAAtgacttgtttttttaatattcgTTTTTAATACACATCATTTCAATGTCATATACTAATTAAAAAGTTATTAACCCAAATTATCCACTCCGTTCCTCACTCCTCACTTGGACATTAGAGGTTGGTTCATGGTATTGGAAGTACAGGATATTCAATCGATTAACTGACCCGAATTACCATTAATTGAATTAACCGatctttttaaattcttaatcGTTAaccgaattgaaatttttttaaaaataattaactgaaCTGAACTTCTTTGGTTAATTCTGTCgtttaattgaattaatcgaaatttatatGGGTTACCTTAATGGTAAGAAATAAAAAATCGAAgtgaataataaaatttctaataatCGAGTAGATATTTATAAAGTTTATCTTATgtcatgaaaaaataaaattgttttcaaataatattactttctttaaaaaatattgttataatattttattttattttattttattttacataattttagataaaagttaaatataataatatagatatttgACTTATTAACAAAAACAAGAGAtaatttgtttctaatgtatatttAAATCAACTAAACCTTTTATAAGTGATTATTTACTTACTTTATcttattcaatattaaaaaattaataaagttatgaaatccatttaaaaaaagtaaatgtaaaaattaaataaaaaattatcaaacacACCGTGTGGTGATATCAATTTCATAGTTTTTCATGCatacttttaaatattaatcTGCGAAAAGGAAtacacaaatattttttttatatataataacacTAAAAATTATTGCATTTACTCTGtgggtgaaaaataaaaaaataaatagttattattataaaaaattaaaaagtctaAATATCCGAATAATAGATAAGATGGCCCGATTTTATCCGATAATCAATGTAACGATTGGGCCTTAGGTCCAAAATCAAAAGGTCCAAAACggcccaaaatttcaaaattaagaagTTATAGTTGATGAACTTTTATAttgttaatgaattatataatgctAAAAATAAAgttgtttgtatttatttttaatgactTTTAGTATCACATTGTTCATATATAGATTGAGTTTACTTAAGGTATGTttagtatttcttttaaaaaatacttttgacaAATTGTTTTTGAGAGAAAAATTATTTctcctaaattaaaaattaatctaaaagtactttttttttttaagctaaaaattttaacttctcaaaaatatatttaaaaaaaaaacagttttaaAAAGTATTCTTAAACTAGCAATAACTAAAAATGATTTAATCAGTATATAAAAATACCTGATTAACCTAGTGGCCTTAGTTGACATTTTTCTAGAAAATGAATGGAGAATGAATGCTCAAATACTAGGGATAAAGAGGGGCCCGCGATTTGCCCCATACTCCAATAATTTATCTTTCTTTGTTTTGGGGATCCCAGTGAGGGAAGCTCCACCAGCTCATTGTGGGCAAATAAACAAGTTGCCATCTTGTCCTGCACCCCTACTACTTTCCCACTCCCCAAAAAGGCAAGGAGAGGGTAACCAAACCTCCCCCAACAATGTTGGTCTCAACCTCGGGCCTGCTCCTCCCGGTGTGCTTGTTTCTTCTAATATTTGGCACTGTCACCGCTACTGACCACATTGTGGGTGCTAACAAAGGCTGGAACCCTGGCATCAACTACACCCTTTGGGCCAACAATCAGACCTTCTACGTCGGAGACTTCATCTGTACTCTCTTTAACTCTCACTTCCTTTTCTATTTTGTAGTCTTCTATTATTTCACTAGTAGCGACCATTTTCAGTTTCCAGCTTTGCACTAGTTTTGCGAATGACTGTGGTTTATATTGGATCTAGTTTGGATACCTAGTTCACTCCCATTCTCTGCTTTAGAAAGTCCAAAACCCAAAGCTGGGTACTTTACTCTGCCTTTCCTTGCAGCGTTTAGGTACCAAAAGACACAATACAATGTGTTTGAAGTGAACCAAACTGGGTATGACAACTGCACAACGGAAGGAGCAGTAGGGAACTGGAGCAGCGGCAAGGATTTTATACCTCTCAACGAGTCCAAGAGATACTACTTCATTTGTGGCAATGGGCAGTGCTTCAACGGCATGAAGGTTTCAGTCGTTGTTCATCCCCTGCCTTCGCCCACTGCCTCACCGGCTGCCTCCCATTCATCAAACAGCTCCAACGCCGCTGGACTGGTAATTTTGCCAAGGGGTATAACTGGTTTCAGAACTTTGGTT
The sequence above is drawn from the Gossypium hirsutum isolate 1008001.06 chromosome A05, Gossypium_hirsutum_v2.1, whole genome shotgun sequence genome and encodes:
- the LOC107958468 gene encoding lamin-like protein; its protein translation is MLVSTSGLLLPVCLFLLIFGTVTATDHIVGANKGWNPGINYTLWANNQTFYVGDFISFRYQKTQYNVFEVNQTGYDNCTTEGAVGNWSSGKDFIPLNESKRYYFICGNGQCFNGMKVSVVVHPLPSPTASPAASHSSNSSNAAGLVILPRGITGFRTLVVALASIWFGSGWV